The following coding sequences lie in one Balneola vulgaris DSM 17893 genomic window:
- a CDS encoding Fur family transcriptional regulator — MAHPAHEDTIHLVKEIFRSYLKEHNQRQTPERFMVLEEIYRADGHFDADDIFYRMKEARTRVSRATVYNTLDLLVECGLVQRQQFGKSQYYYERAYAYQQHDHIICNDCGHVLEFCDPRIGEIQNMLGKLHGMNIKSHSLHFYGTCKDEEACRERQIEAGIITEEDLKEEKEKAKA, encoded by the coding sequence ATGGCACATCCCGCACACGAAGATACAATACATCTCGTAAAAGAGATTTTCAGGTCGTACCTGAAGGAACATAACCAACGCCAAACACCTGAGCGATTCATGGTATTGGAAGAAATATATCGCGCAGACGGTCATTTCGATGCCGATGATATCTTCTACCGTATGAAGGAAGCACGCACACGCGTTTCGAGAGCAACGGTTTATAACACGCTTGACCTATTGGTTGAATGTGGACTTGTTCAGCGTCAGCAGTTTGGTAAAAGTCAGTACTATTATGAACGCGCCTATGCTTATCAGCAGCACGATCATATTATCTGTAATGACTGCGGCCATGTGCTTGAATTTTGCGACCCTAGAATTGGTGAAATCCAAAACATGCTGGGCAAACTTCACGGCATGAACATAAAGTCTCATTCGCTACATTTTTATGGCACTTGCAAAGACGAAGAAGCATGCCGTGAGCGTCAAATTGAAGCAGGTATTATTACCGAAGAAGACTTAAAAGAAGAAAAGGAAAAAGCTAAAGCTTAA
- a CDS encoding competence/damage-inducible protein A yields MNFEHMKVQIISIGNELLNGDTINTNASWLGDYMTSMGFEVTEVHTISDELEVIKKTISRSMSESDLVLCTGGLGPTHDDITKAAVAELFQVQLQQNEDVLSFVQEIFKKRKIPFSNSNYAQAEVPENCEVLFNKMGTAPGMWFHEEECFLAVMPGVPYEMKYLMKEEVSPKLKAHFDQLRVVHSRYIQTAGVGESTLSDEVLGDVTSFLNNGVSLAFLPKPGGVTLRLTSTAQTQKEAEQKLDALASQIYAKAKNYVVGEGKYFTLAEAVGELLKQQNLKIAIAESCTGGMIANELTNIAGSSSYMLGGIVAYANEVKINSLGVSSSDIESVGAVSKEVALAMAKGVAEKLDADIGISTTGIAGPGGGTKEKPVGTVWIGYWDQKQHFALHVEFGKDRLINKERSTRTALEMVRRVLMKIDEMPYNLSKNLA; encoded by the coding sequence ATGAATTTTGAGCATATGAAAGTTCAGATCATCTCAATCGGTAACGAATTACTAAATGGCGATACCATAAACACCAATGCTTCATGGTTGGGTGATTATATGACTTCGATGGGTTTTGAAGTCACTGAAGTTCATACCATTTCCGATGAACTTGAGGTAATAAAAAAAACAATATCGCGCTCAATGAGCGAGAGTGATCTGGTTCTTTGTACAGGTGGCTTAGGTCCAACTCACGATGATATTACCAAAGCTGCAGTCGCAGAGTTATTCCAAGTTCAGCTGCAGCAAAACGAGGATGTTCTCAGTTTTGTGCAAGAGATCTTTAAAAAAAGAAAGATTCCATTCTCAAATTCAAATTATGCTCAAGCTGAAGTTCCTGAAAATTGTGAGGTGCTATTTAATAAAATGGGTACCGCACCGGGGATGTGGTTTCATGAAGAGGAATGTTTTTTGGCCGTAATGCCGGGTGTGCCTTATGAGATGAAATATTTAATGAAGGAAGAAGTATCACCCAAACTGAAAGCACACTTCGACCAACTTCGTGTAGTTCATTCACGATACATTCAAACAGCAGGGGTGGGTGAAAGTACATTAAGTGATGAGGTGCTTGGAGATGTAACCTCTTTCCTAAATAATGGCGTTAGTTTAGCTTTTTTACCCAAACCGGGAGGGGTTACATTAAGGCTAACTTCTACTGCTCAAACTCAAAAAGAAGCAGAACAGAAATTAGATGCACTAGCAAGTCAGATTTACGCAAAAGCTAAAAATTATGTGGTTGGAGAAGGGAAATATTTCACATTAGCGGAAGCGGTAGGCGAGTTGCTTAAACAACAGAATCTTAAAATAGCGATTGCCGAGAGTTGTACGGGAGGAATGATTGCCAACGAACTTACCAACATCGCTGGGTCAAGTTCTTATATGCTTGGAGGAATAGTAGCCTATGCCAATGAAGTGAAAATAAACTCACTTGGGGTTTCTAGTTCGGATATTGAAAGCGTGGGTGCAGTAAGTAAAGAAGTTGCGCTGGCGATGGCAAAAGGCGTAGCTGAAAAACTTGATGCGGATATAGGGATTTCAACTACTGGAATTGCAGGTCCTGGTGGAGGTACAAAAGAAAAACCAGTTGGAACCGTTTGGATAGGATATTGGGATCAAAAACAGCATTTTGCTCTCCATGTAGAATTCGGAAAAGATCGACTTATAAACAAAGAGCGCTCAACAAGAACGGCTTTAGAAATGGTACGACGTGTACTTATGAAGATTGATGAAATGCCTTACAACCTTAGCAAGAACCTAGCTTGA
- a CDS encoding phosphatidylglycerophosphatase A — protein MKALQRFIGVGFGSGLLPTFPGTWGSLAALLPIYFILLTNNIYLLLAFIVLCSLLTLWVSTACEEQWGKDPSKVVMDEWAGQAVCFISIYFASDMAYNLAVLGAGFILFRFFDILKPLGIKKLQKFEGGIGILIDDLLAGLYALICLKTLIFIWPNF, from the coding sequence ATGAAAGCTCTTCAACGTTTTATAGGCGTTGGATTTGGCAGTGGCTTACTCCCTACTTTTCCGGGTACATGGGGAAGTTTAGCGGCTTTACTTCCTATTTACTTCATACTTCTCACAAATAACATTTATCTCTTATTAGCATTTATCGTGCTCTGTTCACTACTCACTTTATGGGTGAGTACTGCCTGCGAAGAGCAATGGGGAAAGGATCCTAGCAAAGTGGTGATGGATGAATGGGCAGGCCAAGCAGTGTGCTTCATTAGCATTTATTTTGCCTCTGATATGGCCTATAACTTGGCTGTTTTAGGTGCTGGATTCATCTTATTCCGCTTCTTTGATATTCTCAAACCTCTAGGGATAAAAAAACTTCAAAAATTTGAAGGGGGCATAGGCATTCTAATTGACGATTTATTAGCAGGATTATATGCGCTTATCTGCCTAAAAACTCTTATTTTTATCTGGCCAAATTTTTAA
- a CDS encoding CDP-alcohol phosphatidyltransferase family protein: MKNLPNILSALRIVLAPVFLYMYLQGGLVWGGLSILVFTIAAITDFFDGHYARKYQIETPLGVFLDPLADKFLTFSAFIVLPFVDPTQFPWWAVIAIIIRDVFMTTLRIYAKRKKILMKTRYTAKTKTTIQLVFLYIALLLGLFQGTGNIIATWAEIILDTGIMFYLMMFVTFITVYSAVEYVFANKNIFKRTLEE; the protein is encoded by the coding sequence ATGAAAAATCTACCGAATATCCTCAGCGCACTTCGTATTGTCTTGGCTCCTGTGTTCTTGTATATGTATCTCCAAGGGGGATTAGTATGGGGAGGACTAAGTATTTTAGTGTTTACTATAGCTGCTATTACCGATTTTTTTGATGGTCACTACGCACGCAAGTATCAAATTGAAACACCATTGGGAGTGTTTTTAGATCCTCTTGCTGACAAATTTCTGACTTTCTCTGCTTTTATCGTGCTCCCTTTTGTAGACCCAACTCAATTTCCATGGTGGGCCGTAATTGCCATTATTATTCGAGATGTTTTCATGACCACTTTGAGAATCTATGCCAAGCGAAAAAAGATTCTCATGAAAACGAGATACACAGCTAAAACTAAAACCACCATTCAGTTGGTGTTTTTGTATATCGCACTTTTACTGGGACTTTTCCAAGGTACTGGCAATATCATAGCTACTTGGGCAGAAATCATTTTAGATACAGGCATCATGTTTTATCTGATGATGTTCGTAACCTTCATTACCGTTTACTCTGCGGTAGAGTATGTATTTGCCAATAAAAATATCTTCAAAAGAACTCTAGAAGAATGA
- the pyrE gene encoding orotate phosphoribosyltransferase, with protein MIIDNSFARELAAHLLDINAVVLRPNDPFVWSSGWNSPIYCDNRLTLRFPEIRNAIADQLTAFVEEKFPQTDVITGTATAGIPHAAWVAHRTNKPMAYVRAKAKAHGMGNQIEGGVDKGQSTVVIEDLISTGGSAISVLEALQFVGANVDAVLSIFTYGFEKAEAKFKEVNVPVYSLTDYKTLINVAVEKGIVTGDDLDLLSSWRTNPDTWPK; from the coding sequence ATGATTATCGACAACTCGTTTGCACGTGAGCTAGCTGCACATTTACTAGATATTAACGCAGTAGTTCTAAGACCTAATGATCCATTTGTGTGGTCATCAGGATGGAATTCTCCAATTTACTGTGATAACCGCCTTACCCTACGTTTTCCTGAAATTCGTAACGCTATTGCTGATCAACTCACAGCATTTGTTGAAGAGAAATTCCCACAAACAGATGTAATTACTGGTACGGCAACGGCAGGTATTCCACATGCGGCATGGGTTGCACATCGCACCAATAAGCCAATGGCATATGTACGTGCCAAAGCGAAAGCTCATGGAATGGGTAATCAAATTGAAGGTGGTGTAGACAAAGGTCAAAGCACCGTAGTAATTGAAGATTTGATTTCTACCGGTGGATCTGCAATCTCCGTACTAGAGGCGCTTCAGTTTGTTGGTGCTAATGTAGATGCGGTATTATCTATATTCACTTACGGCTTCGAAAAAGCAGAAGCTAAATTTAAAGAAGTAAATGTTCCTGTTTACAGCTTAACCGATTACAAGACTTTGATTAACGTAGCTGTAGAAAAAGGAATCGTAACAGGTGATGATTTAGATTTACTATCGAGTTGGAGAACCAACCCTGATACATGGCCAAAATAA
- a CDS encoding putative porin gives MKYLLVLHITLLVGLSSAFAQIEEIDKSELRQSQPDSTKAKEFEKYQVYLWEEARFNAFSTITNDSLLRWNIYPNWGDFNAYRRDALSFRQGTMGRIDAYHVKGYRAYDQKVKLDGISMNNPITSLVNYNYIPHHKIGRVEERYAAELESNIFIRDYYITEPISYLNFDESTNDYRNLEFMVAQNTSPTTNIELSYWDRHEGGTFINSEADGSQVLGRVYHHMGNHYLIRGMILRNQWKNDESGGYLVIDPKGFVFDEFTSSPNSSSGSSEILRTDMQIGLYHRSDSLGVESAGVSLTRSKIDHAVDFKSDSIRWELNNYDLNAFKLLNVQSFSLKGEAGVNYSAKKSGSTISLSDWLEPYAKAEGSVVVFDALNLWGSINHKYRDTKHSSTSISSGLKWAFPNNSTIEVGIAQQSKMPTIQTLYWNSASYNGNEQLKNENEYAIFGSAEFKLGSNFQFGGSSRFSSITNEIGLGSDSTFTQVGDQDLFFANAFVRFENHRFELESSAVYETTMSESLDEEDRDLNYTDTKLWLRNNAFLKGYAFDRAAYIKMGVRTTLSPLAYRSQFYNTALSYWQPSRSTDGNETELINSFFRMDVELSARVRAIMVVIRMENALDGIGQAGYFESTSFPMSPRRLIVGIRAQFRN, from the coding sequence TTGAAATATTTATTGGTTCTACATATCACTTTATTGGTTGGCCTAAGTTCAGCTTTTGCGCAAATAGAAGAAATTGATAAATCAGAATTACGTCAATCACAGCCAGATTCAACAAAAGCGAAAGAGTTTGAAAAGTATCAGGTGTATTTGTGGGAAGAAGCGCGGTTTAATGCATTCTCAACTATTACGAATGACAGCTTATTAAGATGGAATATCTATCCAAATTGGGGTGATTTTAATGCTTACCGAAGAGATGCGTTATCATTTCGACAAGGCACGATGGGTAGAATTGACGCCTATCATGTTAAAGGCTACAGAGCTTATGATCAGAAGGTAAAGCTTGATGGGATTTCGATGAACAACCCAATTACAAGCTTAGTGAACTACAATTACATTCCGCATCACAAAATTGGGCGTGTTGAAGAACGCTATGCAGCGGAATTAGAGTCTAATATTTTTATAAGAGACTATTACATCACCGAACCAATTAGTTATCTGAATTTTGATGAAAGCACAAACGACTATCGGAATTTAGAGTTTATGGTAGCTCAAAATACAAGTCCGACTACGAATATTGAGCTCTCGTATTGGGACCGCCACGAAGGGGGCACATTCATAAATAGTGAAGCGGACGGTAGCCAAGTTTTAGGTCGAGTGTACCATCACATGGGGAATCATTATTTGATACGTGGGATGATTCTAAGAAATCAATGGAAGAACGATGAATCTGGTGGGTATTTGGTAATCGACCCAAAAGGCTTCGTATTCGACGAGTTTACTTCTTCACCAAATAGTAGTAGTGGGTCATCCGAAATTCTGAGAACAGATATGCAGATAGGATTATATCATCGTTCAGATTCATTAGGTGTGGAATCAGCGGGGGTGTCGTTAACTAGGTCAAAGATTGACCATGCAGTAGATTTCAAAAGTGATTCAATACGATGGGAGCTAAATAATTACGATTTAAATGCTTTCAAATTATTGAATGTGCAGTCATTTTCGTTAAAAGGTGAAGCAGGCGTTAATTATTCGGCTAAGAAATCAGGATCAACGATTTCACTAAGCGATTGGTTGGAGCCTTATGCAAAAGCAGAGGGATCAGTTGTTGTATTTGATGCTTTAAATCTTTGGGGGAGTATTAATCACAAGTACCGTGATACTAAACACAGTTCAACCTCAATATCGAGTGGTTTAAAATGGGCGTTTCCAAATAATTCGACCATTGAAGTAGGTATTGCACAACAATCTAAAATGCCTACCATTCAAACGCTGTATTGGAATTCCGCATCATATAACGGCAATGAGCAACTGAAGAATGAAAATGAATATGCCATATTTGGGAGTGCTGAATTTAAACTGGGTTCTAATTTTCAATTTGGTGGTAGTAGTCGATTTTCTTCAATTACAAATGAGATTGGTTTAGGCTCTGATAGTACTTTTACTCAAGTGGGTGATCAAGATTTATTCTTTGCGAATGCTTTTGTTCGTTTTGAAAATCATCGTTTCGAATTAGAAAGTTCGGCGGTGTATGAAACAACAATGTCGGAGTCATTAGATGAAGAAGATCGAGATTTAAATTATACAGATACTAAGCTTTGGCTTAGAAATAACGCCTTTTTAAAAGGGTATGCTTTTGATCGCGCTGCTTATATTAAAATGGGAGTGCGTACAACTTTGTCGCCTTTAGCTTATCGAAGTCAGTTTTATAATACTGCCCTTAGTTATTGGCAACCTTCTAGATCCACAGATGGAAATGAGACAGAGTTAATCAATTCATTTTTTAGAATGGATGTGGAACTATCAGCTCGAGTTCGAGCAATAATGGTAGTAATAAGAATGGAAAATGCACTTGACGGAATTGGTCAAGCAGGCTACTTTGAGAGTACATCATTTCCGATGTCACCTCGACGATTAATCGTAGGAATTAGGGCTCAATTCAGAAATTAA
- a CDS encoding AMP-dependent synthetase/ligase — protein sequence MPTIIPFETIADIPVNLANKYVGNQKAAFHFKPNPTSSYTPIYWDQVIEDVESLASYMIHKGIAKGDRVGILSENRYEWAVVDLALQMIGGINVSLYTSLPSGQCEFILQDSDTKLFFVSTGIQLKKAVEVFENCEHLVEVVAFDTPKNKKHAELEYVQLFDDVVNEGAKCLAKYKDEIKARVKAVTPEDISTLIYTSGTTGRPKGAMLTHHNIVSNVKAATQHIYWDENDRLLSFLPLCHSFERTAGYYAMIASGAEIYYAESVDTVSKNMPEVKPTVMISVPRLFEKIYNLIVKSVEEGSDTKKKIFNWAVETGRKYAAGKRGIVSLQKKIADKLVFDKLKERTGGEVRLFVSGGAALPPEIDDFFKAAGLTILQGYGLTETSPVMAANRVGEEVTGVVGAVIPGVTVGIMDLETHEVIAQISGEDYPTTLSSEAGEILCKGPNVMKGYWNNEEATKEMIDEDGWLHTGDVGRFVEGNLKITDRIKHMIVNAGGKNIYPGPIEDMFKTSKWIDQIVVVGEAQNFMAALIVPDFEVLAKFAKDQGLDYKTNEALIGHKEVIDMFKKEIRAFSKELASHEKIRDFRLLPNEFTVETGEITPTMKVKRRVIAEKYAAQIEDIFKDDKN from the coding sequence ATGCCCACGATTATTCCTTTTGAAACAATTGCTGATATTCCAGTTAACCTAGCAAATAAGTACGTAGGTAACCAAAAGGCTGCATTTCATTTTAAACCTAATCCGACTTCAAGCTATACCCCCATATACTGGGATCAAGTAATTGAAGATGTTGAATCGTTAGCTTCTTATATGATTCATAAAGGAATAGCTAAGGGCGATCGCGTTGGTATTCTAAGTGAGAATAGATATGAATGGGCTGTGGTAGACCTGGCACTTCAAATGATTGGAGGAATAAATGTATCACTTTACACCTCTCTTCCTTCTGGGCAGTGCGAATTCATTCTTCAAGATTCAGACACTAAACTATTTTTCGTATCAACAGGTATTCAACTTAAAAAGGCAGTAGAAGTATTTGAGAACTGTGAGCATCTTGTTGAAGTGGTAGCATTCGATACCCCAAAAAATAAAAAACATGCTGAATTAGAATATGTTCAGTTGTTTGATGATGTTGTAAACGAAGGAGCTAAATGTTTAGCGAAGTATAAAGATGAAATCAAAGCGAGAGTAAAAGCGGTTACTCCCGAAGATATATCTACACTTATTTATACTTCAGGAACTACAGGTCGGCCAAAAGGAGCCATGCTTACGCATCACAACATTGTTAGCAATGTAAAGGCGGCCACGCAGCACATATACTGGGATGAGAACGATCGTTTGTTATCTTTTTTACCATTATGCCACTCTTTTGAGCGAACAGCTGGTTATTACGCAATGATAGCCTCTGGAGCTGAAATCTACTATGCAGAAAGTGTAGATACGGTTTCTAAAAATATGCCGGAGGTAAAACCAACGGTAATGATTAGTGTGCCTCGCTTGTTCGAGAAAATTTATAACCTCATTGTTAAAAGTGTAGAAGAGGGAAGCGATACCAAAAAGAAGATATTTAATTGGGCTGTTGAAACAGGGCGAAAATATGCTGCGGGGAAAAGAGGTATTGTTTCATTACAAAAGAAAATTGCGGATAAACTCGTATTCGATAAACTAAAAGAACGTACAGGTGGAGAAGTTCGATTGTTCGTATCAGGTGGAGCGGCGTTACCTCCTGAGATTGACGACTTTTTTAAGGCTGCTGGCTTAACCATTTTACAAGGCTATGGACTTACTGAAACCTCACCTGTAATGGCTGCAAATCGAGTTGGTGAAGAAGTAACAGGCGTGGTGGGAGCTGTAATACCAGGGGTAACAGTAGGTATTATGGATTTAGAAACTCATGAAGTTATAGCACAGATCAGCGGTGAAGATTATCCAACTACTTTGTCATCTGAAGCGGGTGAAATTCTTTGTAAAGGTCCTAATGTTATGAAAGGATACTGGAATAATGAAGAAGCCACCAAAGAGATGATAGACGAGGATGGATGGTTGCATACGGGTGATGTTGGTAGATTCGTAGAGGGTAACCTCAAGATTACTGACCGAATTAAACATATGATTGTGAATGCAGGTGGTAAGAATATCTATCCAGGTCCAATCGAAGATATGTTTAAAACGAGCAAATGGATTGATCAGATAGTGGTAGTAGGAGAGGCTCAGAATTTTATGGCGGCTTTGATTGTACCAGACTTCGAAGTACTTGCTAAATTCGCTAAAGACCAAGGCTTAGATTATAAAACGAATGAAGCACTTATTGGCCATAAAGAAGTGATAGATATGTTTAAGAAAGAAATCAGAGCATTTTCAAAAGAGCTCGCTTCTCATGAGAAAATTCGTGATTTCCGTTTATTACCTAATGAATTTACTGTGGAAACCGGCGAGATAACTCCAACAATGAAAGTGAAGCGAAGAGTAATAGCGGAAAAATATGCGGCTCAAATTGAAGATATCTTCAAGGATGATAAAAACTAG
- a CDS encoding cell division protein FtsX has protein sequence MNLKYVIKEGTAGFKRAKLAVTTSIFSLFIAVLLLGILGRISYNVYTQAMSLKEVVLEVFLFDMDERSTDEIRMQLEDEELVTSIEYISKDSASVVAAQDLGAGVDDLIELNFLPASFRVNVNTDSGAELVENLASRIQNIRGVDEVKYNKALVQALESNLSTFTLIGGGLGILILLAAVVLVYNTIRLTIHAKKDLIRAMKLVGATNGFIRSPFIVEGIVQGIIAGGLSVLCVFAIFEFFVPAYLPDIGIVAWPFGRWYFLVGAMVGLAVLMGWWGSRLASRKYIAETYISGS, from the coding sequence ATGAATCTAAAATACGTTATTAAAGAAGGTACAGCAGGCTTTAAGCGTGCTAAACTAGCGGTTACAACTTCTATATTTTCACTCTTTATCGCGGTACTTCTACTAGGCATTTTAGGACGCATATCCTACAATGTGTACACCCAAGCGATGAGTCTTAAGGAAGTGGTATTGGAGGTGTTCCTATTTGATATGGACGAGCGATCAACCGACGAAATTAGAATGCAGTTAGAGGATGAGGAATTAGTAACTAGCATTGAATACATCTCCAAAGACAGCGCATCTGTTGTTGCAGCCCAAGATTTAGGAGCTGGGGTTGATGATTTAATCGAATTAAATTTCTTACCGGCCTCTTTTAGAGTAAACGTGAACACCGATTCTGGAGCCGAATTAGTTGAGAACTTAGCCTCACGAATACAGAATATTCGTGGTGTTGATGAGGTGAAGTATAACAAAGCCTTAGTGCAGGCATTAGAATCAAATTTAAGCACCTTTACGTTGATAGGAGGTGGCTTAGGAATACTGATTCTACTAGCCGCGGTTGTGTTAGTCTATAATACTATACGTCTTACTATTCACGCCAAGAAAGATCTGATCCGAGCTATGAAACTCGTTGGAGCAACAAATGGCTTTATACGAAGTCCTTTTATAGTTGAAGGAATTGTACAGGGAATTATAGCCGGGGGACTTTCCGTGCTTTGTGTGTTCGCTATTTTTGAGTTCTTCGTACCAGCATATCTACCGGATATTGGAATTGTGGCTTGGCCATTTGGTAGATGGTACTTCTTGGTGGGTGCAATGGTAGGCTTAGCAGTACTGATGGGATGGTGGGGAAGCCGTTTAGCCTCCCGTAAGTACATCGCAGAAACCTATATATCAGGTAGCTAA
- the miaB gene encoding tRNA (N6-isopentenyl adenosine(37)-C2)-methylthiotransferase MiaB: MASDKKFFIETYGCQMNFADSEIVNSILIEDGMQPAETPEQADVVLVNTCSIRENAETRVWNRLKELRTIKKTNKELTVGVLGCMAERIKDRIIEQEHLVDIVVGPDAYRDIPRLLKEVDDGRKAVNVLLSLEETYADITPVRTVGNGISAFVSIMRGCDNMCSFCVVPFTRGRERSRPMESILKEIQQLSEDGYKEITLLGQNVNSYKDGENTFAKLMYEASQVNPEIRFRFSSPHPKDFPIDLLHIIAEQPNLCNYIHIPAQAGSDSMLERMRRPYTREQYLALIDQMREIIPGVSFSTDIIAGFCHETEEEHQQTLSLMKEVGYDLAYMFAYSERERTLAHRKFEDDVPEEVKKRRLSEIITQQMDIQKVRNQEEIGNRHLVLVEGTSKKSEEQLSGRTDTNKIVVFDRSDFEPGDYVEVEVTDSTSATLLAKPIKKSSITEFFGAAVEA; the protein is encoded by the coding sequence ATGGCGAGTGACAAGAAATTTTTTATTGAGACCTACGGATGCCAAATGAATTTCGCGGATTCAGAGATCGTGAATTCTATTTTGATTGAAGATGGTATGCAACCAGCCGAGACTCCCGAACAAGCAGATGTAGTGTTAGTTAACACCTGCTCGATTCGTGAAAATGCCGAAACTCGTGTTTGGAACCGATTGAAAGAACTTCGCACCATCAAAAAAACCAATAAAGAGCTTACTGTTGGCGTGCTTGGATGTATGGCTGAGCGTATCAAAGATCGCATCATCGAACAAGAGCATTTAGTTGATATCGTTGTAGGTCCTGATGCATACCGTGACATCCCTCGCCTGCTTAAAGAGGTAGATGATGGCCGTAAAGCGGTTAATGTTCTACTTTCGCTTGAAGAAACCTATGCCGATATCACCCCTGTGCGTACGGTAGGAAATGGTATTTCTGCTTTTGTATCTATTATGCGTGGCTGTGATAATATGTGTTCATTTTGTGTAGTTCCCTTTACTCGTGGACGTGAGCGCAGTCGCCCAATGGAAAGTATCCTTAAAGAGATTCAGCAGTTAAGCGAAGATGGCTACAAAGAAATTACATTGCTTGGGCAGAATGTGAATTCATACAAAGATGGTGAAAACACATTCGCTAAATTGATGTACGAGGCAAGCCAAGTGAATCCAGAAATTCGATTCCGTTTTTCTTCTCCTCACCCGAAAGATTTCCCAATTGACCTTCTACATATTATTGCTGAGCAGCCAAACCTATGCAACTATATCCACATCCCAGCCCAAGCTGGTAGCGATAGCATGTTAGAAAGAATGCGCCGCCCTTATACGCGCGAGCAGTATCTAGCATTGATTGACCAAATGCGTGAAATCATTCCTGGTGTATCATTCTCTACCGATATCATAGCAGGTTTTTGCCACGAAACGGAAGAAGAGCATCAGCAAACTCTTTCATTGATGAAAGAAGTGGGCTACGATCTAGCTTATATGTTTGCATACTCTGAACGTGAACGTACTCTAGCTCATCGTAAGTTTGAAGATGATGTACCTGAAGAGGTGAAAAAGAGACGTTTGTCTGAAATCATTACTCAACAAATGGATATTCAGAAAGTGCGCAACCAAGAAGAAATTGGTAACCGCCATTTAGTTCTTGTTGAAGGCACCTCAAAGAAATCGGAAGAGCAGCTAAGTGGCCGTACCGACACCAACAAAATTGTAGTGTTTGATCGCAGTGACTTTGAGCCAGGTGATTATGTTGAGGTTGAAGTTACCGATAGCACTTCAGCTACTTTACTCGCAAAGCCGATTAAGAAAAGTAGCATCACTGAATTCTTTGGAGCTGCTGTAGAAGCCTAA